CCTTATTTGTATGGGCCTGACTATGCAGCAGCAGCAGCCGTCCTCCCTTGGTTAATGTTGAGGCCACTTTTTGGAATGCTGGGCTCTATCCGGAATATGTTTATCGTATTAGAAGGGAATTATTGGTACCCGGCTTTATCATCAGCCTGTAGTCTTTTGGTAAGCGCATTGACTGGTTATCTTTTAATTCCCACGTATGGACTGTATGGCGCCATAGGGTCCAGTATGTTGGGCTTATTCACATTAACGGTACTCACCGATTTAGTGTTTTATCGAAAAAACTCATTTGCGATTGCTACGTGTTTTTATGAGTTCGCTTACTTCAAAAACTTGATTTTGCAGGGTCGCCGAGATCAGCCATGAAGGTTTTACTCTACTGGCACGATATTTATTTACCCTATTCGGACTATTTAATCCGAGGTTTTGCAGCGCACTCAGGAATTAGTCAAATTTGCATTGTGGGGCCGCAAAATTATGAGGCCGATGCAATCTACTCTGGAATGATCAATGAAGAGGAGTTTTCAGAAAAAATCCTGTTTGAGCGGATTGAGACGTATTCATTGAGAAAGAAATGGGGCCCGATTTCAGAATTCAAGAGATGCATTCAGGGATTTAAACCGGATTGCATTATTGTTCTTGATGAAGCGTTTTCCATTAATGTCCTAAATGCTGGGATTGCAAATTTTTTGTCCAAAAATAAGGCAACGGTTCTTTTCTATGGGTTTGAAAATATCAAACAAACCCCACCATTTCAATTTCTTGCCAGCAACTTCTCTTTAACGAATATAGTCGTATTTTTGCGAAAAACATTTCGCTATTTATTAATTGATGCCTTATTGCAGCCAATTCGTTCGCGTTTAGTCGATGGCGGCTTAGTCTGTTATTACGAAAGCGCGGACGTGGTGTATCAGTTTGGCTGGGCTCCAAAAATCCAGATTAGTTGGTGGGGTTTAGATCTCAAGCCATTTTGGGCATTGAGTGGCGCCGGCTCCCATCGACTTGATTCTAAAAATCATGGCGCTCATGAATTCCCAAAAACGATTGGATATGTAG
This DNA window, taken from Polynucleobacter sp. HIN5, encodes the following:
- a CDS encoding glycosyltransferase codes for the protein MKVLLYWHDIYLPYSDYLIRGFAAHSGISQICIVGPQNYEADAIYSGMINEEEFSEKILFERIETYSLRKKWGPISEFKRCIQGFKPDCIIVLDEAFSINVLNAGIANFLSKNKATVLFYGFENIKQTPPFQFLASNFSLTNIVVFLRKTFRYLLIDALLQPIRSRLVDGGLVCYYESADVVYQFGWAPKIQISWWGLDLKPFWALSGAGSHRLDSKNHGAHEFPKTIGYVGRFVAEKGVLDLLDTLTLLGDQYSLVLVGGGPLEAKLEERIEELSLDDRVKLIPPKSRTELAELYVSFDLLVLPSKTDYFWKEQYGRVLVEAMACGIPVVGSRSGAIPIVIDDASRCFAEGDIEQMAKTIEATIHSFYSGDFTQKRDELIERSKLGNTNQFVDGFIQLHQALTSSQGKKGDLR